In the genome of Raphanus sativus cultivar WK10039 chromosome 4, ASM80110v3, whole genome shotgun sequence, one region contains:
- the LOC108848256 gene encoding protein MAEA homolog codes for MEIDPVTNGNTDAVMTEPTPAISPSRPLVPSSRLSQLTESIKLEHQLLRVPFEHYKKTIRANHRSLEREVSSVVSSVGDLADNDWSKDVAVSRLTSLVSRLQGLKRKLEEGSNVENLQAQRCRARIDHLDSADVENITEWNNTKLKRILVDYMLRMSYFETASKLSESSNILDLVDIDIFREAKKVIDALKRREVASALAWCADNKTRLKKSKSKLEFQLRLQEFIELVRADSYKQAILYARKHLTPWGATHMNELQHVLATLAFKSTTECAKYKALFELQQWDVLVHQFKQEFCKLYGMTMEPLLNIYLQAGLTALKTPYSFEEGCTKEDPLSQESFRKLALPLPYSKQEHSKLVCYISKELMDTENPPQVLPNGYVYSTKALKEMADRNKGEIKCPRTGFVCNHTDLIKAYIS; via the exons ATGGAAATCGATCCCGTAACTAACGGAAACACCGACGCCGTGATGACGGAGCCCACTCCCGCGATCTCTCCTTCACGTCCCTTAGTCCCTTCGTCGAGACTGAGTCAATTGACGGAATCGATCAAGCTCGAGCACCAGCTCCTCCGTGTACCGTTCGAGCATTACAAGAAGACGATCCGCGCCAACCACCGCTCCTTGGAGAGAGAGGTCTCCTCCGTTGTCTCCAGCGTCGGTGATTTGGCTGACAACGATTGGTCCAAAGACGTCGCCGTTTCGCGTCTCACCAGCCTTGTTTCTAGGTTGCAAGGTCTCAAACGAAAG cTCGAAGAAGGGAGCAATGTGGAGAATTTGCAGGCCCAGAGGTGTCGTGCTCGTATTGATCATTTGGATTCAGCAGACGTGGAGAATATTACTGAGTGGAACAATACAAAGTTGAAACGGATTCTTGTGGACTACATGCTGCGGATGTCTTATTTCGAAACTGCTTCTAAGCTTTCAGAAAGCAGCAACAttttg GACCTTGTCGACATTGACATATTTCGAGAAGCTAAGAAGGTGATTGACGCCCTTAAACGTAGAGAGGTAGCTTCTGCGCTGGCATGGTGTGCTGATAATAAAACACGGTTGAAGAAGTCAAAG AGCAAACTTGAGTTCCAACTAAGGCTGCAAGAATTCATCGAGTTGGTACGAGCTGACAGCTACAAACAAGCAATCCTTTATGCTCGAAAGCATCTGACACCATGGGGAGCAACCCATATGAACGAATTGCAGCACGTTCTGGCCACTCTGGCTTTCAAAAGTACTACGGAATGCGCAAAATATAAG GCTTTGTTTGAACTACAGCAGTGGGATGTTTTAGTGCATCAGTTTAAACAAGAATTTTGCAAGTTATATGGCATGACAATGGAGCCCTTATTGAACATCTACTTACAAGCAGGCCTGACTGCACTGAAAACTCC ATATAGTTTTGAAGAAGGTTGTACAAAGGAGGACCCGCTCTCCCAAGAGAGCTTCCGGAAGCTAGCTTTGCCTTTACCCTACTCCAAGCAGGAGCACTCAAAGCTTGTTTGCTATATTTCGAAGGAGCTAATGGACACAGAGAACCCACCACAGGTGTTGCCCAATGGCTACGTCTACAGCACCAAG GCTCTCAAGGAAATGGCGGACAGGAACAAAGGTGAAATAAAATGTCCAAGGACAGGGTTCGTCTGCAACCATACGGACTTAATCAAGGCATATATATCATGA
- the LOC108852208 gene encoding ABC transporter G family member 16, which yields MSRIVAEDHSVDNATPYHSMEISSSLTLGQLLKNVSDVRKVDVGDETPAHSSQGDQDYDDLMRPVPFVLSFNNLTYNVSVRPKFDLIPRRRSLSSTKTKTLLDNISGETRDGEILAVLGASGSGKSTLIDALANRIAKGSLKGTVTLNGEPLQSRTLKVISAYVMQDDLLFPMLTVEETLMFAAEFRLPRSLPKSKKRLRVQTLIEQLGIKNAANTIIGDEGHRGISGGERRRVSIGIDIIHDPIVLFLDEPTSGLDSTSAFMVVNVLKKIAESGSIVIMSIHQPSHRVLGLLNRLIFLSRGKTVFSGSPASLPGFFARFGCPVPENENQTEFALDLIRELEGSAGGTRGLVEFNDKWQEMKKRSPPATPYRNLTLKEAISASISRGKLVSGGGGGSSVVSHGGFANPFWIEIKTLTERSILNSRRQPELFGTRLATVLVTGFILATVFWRLDNSPKGVQERLGFFAFAMSTMFYTCADALPVFLQERYIFMRETAYNAYRRSSYVLSHAAVSLPSLIFLSLAFATATFWAVGLQGGPMGFLFYCLIIFASFWSGSSFVTFLSGVVPHVMLGYTIVVAILAYFLLFSGFFINRDRIPQYWLWFHYLSLVKYPYEAVLQNEFSDPMVCFVRGVQIFDNTPMGQLSYGMKLRLLDSVSRSIGIRITSSTCLTTGADILKQQGVTELSKWSCLLVTVGFGFFFRVLFYLCLLFGSKNKRR from the coding sequence ATGTCTCGCATTGTAGCAGAAGATCACTCCGTTGATAACGCGACGCCGTATCATTCCATGGAGATTAGTTCCTCGCTGACTTTAGGTCAACTTCTCAAGAACGTAAGCGACGTTAGAAAGGTAGACGTCGGCGACGAGACTCCTGCTCACAGTTCACAAGGTGATCAAGACTACGATGATCTCATGCGTCCTGTCCCCTTCGTTCTATCTTTCAACAACCTCACTTACAACGTCTCCGTTCGCCCCAAGTTCGACTTGATCCCACGGAGGAGGAGCCTATCTTCCACCAAGACCAAGACCCTTCTCGACAACATCTCCGGCGAGACACGCGACGGAGAGATTCTCGCCGTTCTCGGAGCCAGCGGGTCGGGTAAATCCACTTTGATCGACGCATTAGCGAACCGGATCGCTAAAGGAAGCTTGAAAGGCACGGTAACGCTTAACGGAGAGCCTCTTCAGTCTCGAACCCTAAAAGTCATATCAGCGTACGTAATGCAAGACGACCTCCTCTTCCCGATGCTCACCGTAGAAGAAACCCTAATGTTCGCCGCTGAGTTTCGCTTACCAAGAAGCTTACCAAAGTCCAAGAAAAGGCTCCGAGTCCAAACCCTAATCGAGCAGCTAGGGATCAAGAACGCGGCCAACACCATCATCGGAGACGAAGGACACCGTGGAATCTCCGGTGGTGAGAGACGGCGAGTCTCGATCGGGATCGATATCATCCACGACCCGATCGTTCTCTTCCTCGACGAGCCGACTTCGGGGTTGGACTCCACAAGCGCCTTCATGGTGGTTAACGTGCTCAAGAAGATAGCGGAGAGTGGCAGTATCGTAATAATGTCTATACATCAGCCGAGTCACCGAGTCCTCGGTTTGCTTAACCGTCTTATCTTCCTGTCACGTGGCAAAACCGTTTTCAGCGGATCTCCCGCGAGTTTACCGGGATTTTTCGCCCGGTTCGGGTGTCCCGTACCGGAGAACGAGAATCAAACCGAGTTCGCGTTAGATCTCATCAGAGAGCTCGAAGGATCAGCCGGAGGAACACGAGGACTGGTCGAGTTCAACGACAAGtggcaagagatgaagaaaCGATCTCCGCCGGCGACTCCGTACCGGAATCTCACTCTCAAAGAAGCGATCTCCGCTAGTATAAGCAGAGGGAAGCTAGTCTCCGGCGGCGGCGGTGGATCTTCCGTCGTAAGCCACGGCGGATTCGCGAATCCGTTCTGGATCGAGATCAAAACTCTCACCGAACGCTCGATCCTCAACTCCCGGCGTCAACCGGAGCTATTCGGAACGCGGTTAGCCACCGTGCTCGTCACAGGATTCATCCTCGCCACCGTGTTCTGGCGGTTAGACAATTCTCCGAAAGGCGTCCAAGAGCGGCTAGGTTTCTTCGCGTTCGCGATGTCGACGATGTTCTACACTTGCGCCGACGCACTCCCCGTATTCCTCCAGGAGCGTTACATCTTCATGAGAGAAACCGCTTACAACGCTTACCGGAGATCCTCCTACGTCCTCTCTCACGCCGCGGTCTCTTTACCTTCGCTCATCTTCCTCTCGCTAGCCTTCGCAACGGCGACGTTTTGGGCTGTTGGTCTCCAAGGAGGCCCAATGGGCTTTCTGTTCTACTGCCTAATCATCTTTGCCTCTTTCTGGTCCGGAAGCTCCTTCGTGACTTTCTTATCCGGCGTCGTCCCGCATGTTATGTTGGGTTACACTATCGTTGTAGCTATTTTAGCTTACTTCTTGCTCTTTAGTGGCTTCTTCATCAACAGAGATCGTATCCCTCAGTACTGGTTATGGTTTCATTACCTTTCTCTGGTTAAGTACCCGTACGAGGCGGTTCTTCAGAATGAGTTCTCGGATCCTATGGTGTGTTTCGTGAGAGGTGTTCAGATCTTCGACAACACGCCTATGGGACAGTTGAGTTATGGGATGAAACTGAGGCTTTTGGATTCTGTGAGCCGGTCTATTGGGATTAGGATAACGAGTTCTACGTGCCTTACGACCGGTGCTGATATTCTGAAGCAGCAAGGAGTTACGGAGCTTAGCAAATGGAGTTGCTTGCTTGTCACGGTAGGGTTCGGGTTCTTTTTCAGGGTTTTGTTTTACTTGTGTTTGTTGTTTGGGAGCAAGAACAAGAGGAGGTGA
- the LOC108854135 gene encoding ABC transporter G family member 17, with the protein MIQHAVINVDSPETQPIPLALAFKDLTYNVTLPRRFGLRSRRRPAQVKTLLNGITGEANEGEILAILGASGSGKSTLIDALAGRIAEGSLKGTVTLNGEALQSRVLQVISAYVMQDDLLFPMLTVQETLMFAAEFRLPRSLPKSKKRDRVETLIDQLGLRTAKNTMIGDEGHRGVSGGERRRVSIGTDIIHDPIVLFLDEPTSGLDSTSAFMVVQVLKKIACSGSIVVMSIHQPSCRIMEFLDRLLVLSSGQCVFSDSPATLPLFFSEFGRPIPDKENNAEFTLDLIKDLEGSSGGTRRLVEFNRSWQQKKLRVSQEPHHNSSSLRETINASITRGKLVTTSYNSITSYVNPWWVETLILAKRYMINWTRTPELIGTRVFIVMMTGFLLATVYWRVDDSPRGVQERLSFFSFAMATMFYSCADGLPAFIQERYIFMRETAHNAYRRSSYVISHSLVTLPHLFALSLGFAATTFWFVGLNGGLAGFIYYLLIIFASFWSGCSFVTFVSGVIPNVMMSYMVTFGYLSYCLLFSGFYINRDRIHLYWIWIHYISLLKYPYEAVLHNEFDDPSRCFVRGNQVFDNTFMEGVPESMKGKLLETMGSYLGIELTESTCLRTGSELLKQHGIEQLDKWGCLWVTLAWGFFFRILFYFSLSFGSKNKRA; encoded by the coding sequence ATGATACAACACGCCGTGATCAATGTTGATTCACCTGAGACACAGCCCATTCCGTTGGCCCTCGCCTTCAAAGACCTCACTTATAACGTCACACTTCCACGGCGTTTTGGTCTTCGTTCTCGACGTAGACCAGCTCAAGTAAAGACTCTGCTCAACGGTATCACCGGAGAGGCTAACGAAGGAGAGATCTTAGCCATTCTTGGGGCAAGCGGCTCTGGAAAATCAACCCTTATAGATGCATTGGCTGGACGTATCGCAGAAGGTAGCTTGAAAGGCACGGTAACTTTAAACGGCGAAGCTTTGCAGTCACGTGTGTTACAAGTTATATCTGCTTATGTTATGCAAGACGATCTCCTTTTCCCTATGCTCACTGTCCAAGAAACCCTAATGTTCGCTGCAGAGTTTCGCCTTCCAAGAAGCCTACCCAAATCCAAGAAGAGAGACAGAGTTGAAACCCTAATCGACCAGTTAGGGCTCAGAACTGCTAAAAACACTATGATCGGAGACGAAGGTCATCGTGGCGTCTCTGGTGGAGAGAGGAGGCGTGTATCGATTGGGACCGACATCATTCACGACCCCATAGTGTTGTTCCTCGACGAGCCAACCTCAGGACTAGACTCAACCAGTGCTTTCATGGTTGTGCAAGTCTTGAAAAAGATTGCGTGTAGTGGAAGCATTGTAGTAATGTCAATCCATCAACCTAGCTGTCGGATAATGGAGTTTCTTGATCGGCTGCTTGTCCTATCTTCTGGCCAGTGTGTGTTTAGTGACTCCCCGGCTACTCTCCCCTTGTTCTTCTCGGAGTTTGGTCGTCCCATACCGGATAAGGAGAACAATGCCGAGTTCACACTTGACCTAATCAAAGATCTTGAAGGATCTTCTGGAGGAACCAGAAGGTTAGTAGAATTCAACCGAAGTTGGCAACAAAAGAAGCTTAGAGTTAGCCAAGAACCTCACCACAACTCATCATCCTTGAGAGAAACCATCAATGCAAGCATTACTAGAGGCAAGCTTGTCACAACTTCATATAACTCAATAACTTCATATGTAAACCCATGGTGGGTCGAGACCCTTATATTAGCTAAACGTTACATGATAAACTGGACCCGAACACCTGAGCTTATCGGTACACGGGTCTTCATTGTCATGATGACCGGTTTTCTCTTGGCTACGGTTTACTGGAGAGTAGATGACTCACCAAGAGGCGTCCAAGAGAGGCTAAGCTTCTTCTCATTCGCAATGGCTACAATGTTCTACAGTTGCGCCGATGGACTACCAGCTTTCATCCAAGAAAGATACATTTTCATGAGAGAAACTGCTCACAATGCGTACCGAAGATCATCGTATGTTATTTCTCACTCCCTGGTGACTCTGCCTCATCTCTTCGCACTTTCACTTGGATTTGCAGCCACGACGTTCTGGTTCGTTGGCTTAAACGGCGGTTTAGCTGGTTTCATCTACTATCTTCTCATAATCTTTGCATCTTTCTGGTCAGGATGCTCTTTTGTTACATTTGTCTCTGGTGTGATACCTAACGTGATGATGAGTTACATGGTCACGTTTGGATATCTCTCGTACTGTCTTCTCTTCAGTGGATTCTACATTAACCGAGATCGGATCCATCTTTACTGGATATGGATTCATTACATTTCTCTACTAAAGTATCCTTATGAAGCTGTTTTACACAACGAGTTCGACGATCCCTCCCGTTGTTTTGTTAGAGGAAACCAAGTTTTTGATAATACGTTCATGGAAGGAGTGCCTGAATCTATGAAGGGGAAGCTTTTAGAGACTATGGGAAGTTATTTAGGGATTGAGTTAACGGAATCAACGTGTTTGAGGACAGGCTCAGAGTTGCTTAAGCAACACGGCATTGAGCAGTTGGATAAATGGGGTTGCTTGTGGGTTACGCTAGCTTGGGGATTCTTTTTTAggatcttgttttatttttcgttGTCATTTGGAAGCAAGAATAAGAGGGCGTGA